Below is a window of Apis mellifera strain DH4 linkage group LG15, Amel_HAv3.1, whole genome shotgun sequence DNA.
CATCTGGCTCATGGCGTATCCCTCGTTGAAGCTGTTGGGCGCCTGGACCAGGGATTTGGTAAACAGGGTGGAACACTTCAACGAATGGGCCTTAACCACTCACGCGCCTGTCCTGTTCTGGCTAGCCGCCTACACTTTCCCAACCGGTTTCCTCACCGCCGTATTACAGACGTCAGCCAGGATGTGGAACGTGTCTATAGACACCCTGTCCTGGGAGTTCACCGTTTTCACCATCGACGAGACGGCCATTGTTGAACCGCCAATGGTAATTTCCAACCCTCGTCCAAGGTGCCAAATTTattcgagataaatttaaagcCTTGATGGAACAAAAATTAGGATAAGATAcacatttgaaaaatagaagcAATATTCATCCAAgagttattaaattgaaatgaaaagcctctttcctctttcctcgATGGAACGAAAACTAGGATAAGATATACATTTTcacatttcaaaaatagaaGCAATATTCAtccaagaattattaaattgaaatgaaacgaTTTCTATCGCTAGAAATCTTTTTGATATCATCGGAAACGAGGTCTAGGAAATGGACGTGCATGTGTGCGCAATGCCTCTAACTGTGTGTACATTGCATTACAGGACGGCGTGTACATACGCTCCATATATCTGGAAGGAGCTGGTTGGGACAAGAGGGGTAGCGTTCTCATCGAGCCGGCTCCTATGCAACTTATTTGCAACATGCCGGTGATTCACTTCCGGCCCGCGGAACTCCTTCGAAAGAGAACCAGaggtaaaacaaaatattacggATGGAACGTAAAGATAAcggtgtttttcttttccttttctttcgcaGGACTCTACTCTTGTCcctgttattattatcctcAGAGATGCGGGGATCAGGGGAGAGCTGCATTCGTTGTGGCGGTCGATTTGAATGCGGGTCCCGAAGGATCGGATTTCTGGATAAAAAGAGGCACTGCGTTGTTGTTGAGTCTTGCCACGTAGATCAATAGTTTactgtgtttttttttctttattattattattgattaatcgatcaattaattaattatattagaattaagtTAGAACTTTTTTCGAAACCTCCCCTTGGAtggattttgataattttcaaatattgttgAGAGAATATCAAAATCCATCGGAGTGTCATACGTtgaccattttttttttttctttttttttagaagtagAATCTTAGAAAAGGAACTTTTGAATTAACACTGTCACTTTCTCTTCCATTCTTCCTATATATTCTCATTCTTGTCTTggttagtatataatataataaaagtctgTTTCTATaaacaatagaatatatacagtgattaaaataaagaaaaatttacacgCGAATTTGGAACTTTGATACCGTTGCGAACGAGGCAAGAAGGCAAGGAACGATTAACCAATTCGTTCTGATTTTCTCAGGATCGTTGGACGACGAGGATGACGTTACTACCGTCTCTTCCGCTCTGAGCATCATCGTTCCATGATGATTCCTTCCAGTTTCGTTGATGTTTCTCAGAGCGTCCGAGATCGTTTTGTTCACGTGAGACGCGTATCGAATCCAATCGGTTGGCGGGATCGCGGCCGAATTAGCCGGCAATCGAACATTCGACAACTCATCTTCTGCCTTCAGCAACACGTCCGTCGCATCTTCGATGGACAATTCGTCGTTCGCCGTCAAACCGTCGACCAGATACTTAACCGTGGAATTCAATTGAGCTTGGAAGATGAGCCAATCCGCGGCCGTCTCGTTATTGTAAGTCTCCTCGATCAACGTTCTCAAAGACGACAGCTGATTCTTAAGATCGGCGAAAGATCGATTGAACATCCCGTGAAGCTCGTCGAAACTGAACTCGTCGGACGAATTGGCGATGATCAGGATATTCATCACGGTATCGTTGATCCCTTTCTTAAACTCGTCCCATTCCTCCCTCGATGGAACGACGAACGGAtcggaataattatattcgaacCAGTTTGCTCGAAGGTTCGACGAATTTTCTCCTCTGTCAGTTTCCAGCCACTCGTCTTTAATGCTCCCAATCTCGCTTCTCAACCCCGCGAATTCATTTCTAATCATAACTCGAAACGTTGCCCAAGCGATCGGATCGATCTCCGTAGGTCTCTTGCTCAGAATATCCTCCATCATCCTGGTCACGGAATCGTTGATTCGGGCCCTGAACTCTGACCAATCGAGAGTCAGATTGGACACGTCGTTACTCGTAACAACTGATGAACCATGAAAAGGAACGTTTTCCTTGGCATTGAACAACGTGGCGCGTTCCAATGACGGAGGGATGGTCTCGAAGTTGGAGAAACTTTTGATAATCTCGTTTCTGTACGTGGCCCAAGCTGGATCGCCGGGGGGAGGCATTCCATTCTTGATTTTATCCACGATCTCGTTCACCGTTTTGACGATCTGATCTTTGTACGCCAACCAATCGGAGGACACGTTTGATTCCTGCTCGACGGATCTTTGGCTATCGATTTCGAACGCAGAATCCTTGTCGCCTCTGGACGTAGCTTGATCATCGATGGGAGGAGGCATTTTGTCGTCTTTCATATTGGTAATAGTGTCGTTCAAGGAGGATATTATGTTGCTCTTGAAGTTCTTCCAATCGAAGATTGCCGGAATCGCGTCGCTCATTCTCGAACTATTCGAAACCTGCTCGTACCTCTTCTTCGTCGCCAATTTGGGCGCAATATCCGCCCTCGTGGCCGCGATCTGTTCCTTCAAATTGGCAAACTGATCGACGACGCTTCGTTTAAACGCCATCCACTTGGTCACCGCGGCTGGGCCGCCAGTCATCGTCCTCATAGACCGATTCAGCCATCTCGTCACGTTACCTTTCAAACCGTTCCAATATCGATACGCTTCTCCAGTTTCAAAATCCGATCTCTCTTTGGGTGTTTGGGTTTCTTGGCTATCGTTCGTTGGGTGCAACTCGGACAATTGATTTCTAAGATCGGTAAACGTATCGCTTACGTAATTCTTAAACGCTGCCCAATCGTTGTCCAAATTGGTCCTGGAATTGTTGATATAAGCCACGATCTCTTCGATCGTGTTGTTAATATCGTTCCTCAAACCCGTCCAATTGAACGATTCTCGCTCGATTTCCTTCCACGGCTCGTAAGATGGCGCAGGTATATCCTCGCAAGAGATGACGGGATTCTCGGGACCGATTGCTCGCATCACTTCCGCCTGAATCTGTCCTATCTCATCCGAACAGTCGCAAATCAACCTCGCCAGCGACATCTTACGCAACTCGGTAAGTTGatctagaaaagaaaaagaaaaagaagaagaaaaaattattattcatcatcTGCCTGTTGTAGTTACAGAAATATCGACAGAGAAATTTACCTTCGGTGAACGAATGAGGTTGTCCACCCAGCTCGTACCAAAATCTGTCTCCCCTCTGCAATCTGACGAACTGGTCGGCGATCAGGCACATGAAAGTGGATCCAACGATGCTGCCAGCGTTAGGCAACTCGGCCAGAGCGCCCGTGTACAGATCGATATCGTGAACGGACTCGTACAACGACGAAATATCCTCGAGAGTGCGTGGATCTAGGTGGCCATCCAAGTCGGAGAAACTTTCCACCCTTCCCAATCCGCAATATTCCCTCCAAGCTGTGTAACCCGGGAGCCCGTGATCCCTTCCACGCTGTATATTCAACGAGACCAGATCCAGGCCGCATGGGACGCTCGTGTTGGCGATTGGATCCTCGAACAGGTGATTGGTCAGCTGAGACGTGACGTGAGCGGACGTCATCTGGATCACGTTTCCGGTCGCCGATGCGATGGAACTCCTCAACCCGCCCTCCGCGTACAGGCTGTAAGGGTTGAACAGCATCCGATGCAACTCCACATAGGAGGAGGTGCCCGCCCTCTCGTCGGTCATCCTCATCAATCCGGGCAACAAGGTGTGGGCGAATCTGAAGGCGGCCGTGGCAAAACTGTTCGCTATACTCGGATCGACAGTCGCGTCATCCAATTTCCACTCCTCTCTGTGGCCAGATCTCAGCGGTCTCAGATCCCTCTTATCCGTCTCCTCATCGCCCAGAACTATTGGCACGAACTCCCGATACGTGACGTGTTGCAATTGGGCGCCGATCACTCGTCGCGACTCCTCGTACAGCGTCTGGTCGTCCCACGACGGGTTGATCCTCGCCAGTCGCTCGGCCACCCTGTTGTGCTGCCGGGCCCACAACAGGTGCATCGTGGTCAAGTGAAGATTCTCGTTCGCCCTCGCGTCCCCTGCCGCGAAACAGTATCTCCCCCTGCGCCTCTCGGTCTCACGGTTGCAGCCGTCGTTGGGATCCGTGCTAGGGGGCAGGAGGGTTCGATTGTCGGGGGTCAGTTGCATCCTCAAACGGCCGCCCCTGAACTCGCGCAGATTCTCGGCCGCGTTCTTCTCCGTCCCGTAAATCATCGATCCGTCTATGAACGCAGATACCtgtaaataaaactttctctctttctcctttcctctttcaAAGAGGGAAAATTGAGTTTATCGATCTCGTCTCCATTGTCCACGTTCCCATCGTGGATCGTTGTTATTATCAGGGGTAGGAGATAACGAACGCGTGATTACGATCGAAACTCGTCCAACGATATAATGAGGTTAATTAACAGCGTTGTTAACGGCGTGagggaaatttttcattgatctCGCGCTCCAAGAGTTACGATTTATACGGTTTCTATATCGAATGTTGGAATTAATTGGGGAAACGAGGAGGATCCTCGATTTGGATACCTGGTTCAACTGTTGCCTGGGGCCGAGTTTGCACTGGGGTGCCGGGGCCGATCTGACAAAGTCCATGCAGGTTCTCCCTGCGACGTCGAACACGGGATCCCCGGAGGAGACGGGGACGGGGAAGCACTCGGGATGAGCGTCGGACGGCGGACAACACGGGATCGAGGTGCCGTTCAGACCTTGACTGAGCGCAGTGGCGGTGATATCGTGGTCCAGAAATTGGCCGTAAACGGCCAGCATCACTGTGAAGCTCGGGTTGCTGCTCGGCGAAGGTTTGTGCACTATCAGGCTGACCTCCCTCGCCGAGGGTAAGTCGGCGCCTGAGACGGCTCTGCGGGGCGAGTTGATGCCATCCCCGTAATTAGGTGGCAAGTGTCTTATGAAAGGCGTCATCGCTGCTCCCATCTGCATAGGCCTGTTGCAACTTCCGTCGAAGGTCCTGTATTTGGCCGTGGGTGGACAGTCCGGTGTGGTCAGTTGCTTGCACGCGCCTGAAACAACGTGGCCCGCGTTTCAAACTGGCCAAATGTATGTATCGTTAGAGAAATTAGAGGAACTGTTtaccaaaaattttccatcctgCGTCGAAGAAGCTTCCAACGGCGGACGGCTCTCCCTGGCTCTCCCTCAATTTCTCGATCTTTCTCGTTGCCGCAAGCTCGGCAACAGCGGCCAGGGCCAGGGTGCC
It encodes the following:
- the LOC412774 gene encoding uncharacterized protein LOC412774 isoform X1, yielding MYTNRCVNERTSLTRPLDSPDYVEFASLLRSRKTRIRQFQCCICATLIAIFTMALVVTVSYSVSHDMMDAGPNLTAPSFESNANLTRSLKKLKLGFAPGSGSYTLFSNPSIAPSNSIFVPGQQPSRETVTNRGLSKEEVREGLKAGRQAVTERLFTDASTSPLTSPSPETRHRHAVSTCVDAGTLALAAVAELAATRKIEKLRESQGEPSAVGSFFDAGWKIFGACKQLTTPDCPPTAKYRTFDGSCNRPMQMGAAMTPFIRHLPPNYGDGINSPRRAVSGADLPSAREVSLIVHKPSPSSNPSFTVMLAVYGQFLDHDITATALSQGLNGTSIPCCPPSDAHPECFPVPVSSGDPVFDVAGRTCMDFVRSAPAPQCKLGPRQQLNQVSAFIDGSMIYGTEKNAAENLREFRGGRLRMQLTPDNRTLLPPSTDPNDGCNRETERRRGRYCFAAGDARANENLHLTTMHLLWARQHNRVAERLARINPSWDDQTLYEESRRVIGAQLQHVTYREFVPIVLGDEETDKRDLRPLRSGHREEWKLDDATVDPSIANSFATAAFRFAHTLLPGLMRMTDERAGTSSYVELHRMLFNPYSLYAEGGLRSSIASATGNVIQMTSAHVTSQLTNHLFEDPIANTSVPCGLDLVSLNIQRGRDHGLPGYTAWREYCGLGRVESFSDLDGHLDPRTLEDISSLYESVHDIDLYTGALAELPNAGSIVGSTFMCLIADQFVRLQRGDRFWYELGGQPHSFTEDQLTELRKMSLARLICDCSDEIGQIQAEVMRAIGPENPVISCEDIPAPSYEPWKEIERESFNWTGLRNDINNTIEEIVAYINNSRTNLDNDWAAFKNYVSDTFTDLRNQLSELHPTNDSQETQTPKERSDFETGEAYRYWNGLKGNVTRWLNRSMRTMTGGPAAVTKWMAFKRSVVDQFANLKEQIAATRADIAPKLATKKRYEQVSNSSRMSDAIPAIFDWKNFKSNIISSLNDTITNMKDDKMPPPIDDQATSRGDKDSAFEIDSQRSVEQESNVSSDWLAYKDQIVKTVNEIVDKIKNGMPPPGDPAWATYRNEIIKSFSNFETIPPSLERATLFNAKENVPFHGSSVVTSNDVSNLTLDWSEFRARINDSVTRMMEDILSKRPTEIDPIAWATFRVMIRNEFAGLRSEIGSIKDEWLETDRGENSSNLRANWFEYNYSDPFVVPSREEWDEFKKGINDTVMNILIIANSSDEFSFDELHGMFNRSFADLKNQLSSLRTLIEETYNNETAADWLIFQAQLNSTVKYLVDGLTANDELSIEDATDVLLKAEDELSNVRLPANSAAIPPTDWIRYASHVNKTISDALRNINETGRNHHGTMMLRAEETVVTSSSSSNDPEKIRTNWLIVPCLLASFATVSKFQIRV
- the LOC412774 gene encoding uncharacterized protein LOC412774 isoform X2 — its product is MPSSEKTSLTGDNPSRVYYGQDALPFYSHRRRRQLLRIRCIAYTIAVAIFTMALVVTVSYSVSHDMMDAGPNLTAPSFESNANLTRSLKKLKLGFAPGSGSYTLFSNPSIAPSNSIFVPGQQPSRETVTNRGLSKEEVREGLKAGRQAVTERLFTDASTSPLTSPSPETRHRHAVSTCVDAGTLALAAVAELAATRKIEKLRESQGEPSAVGSFFDAGWKIFGACKQLTTPDCPPTAKYRTFDGSCNRPMQMGAAMTPFIRHLPPNYGDGINSPRRAVSGADLPSAREVSLIVHKPSPSSNPSFTVMLAVYGQFLDHDITATALSQGLNGTSIPCCPPSDAHPECFPVPVSSGDPVFDVAGRTCMDFVRSAPAPQCKLGPRQQLNQVSAFIDGSMIYGTEKNAAENLREFRGGRLRMQLTPDNRTLLPPSTDPNDGCNRETERRRGRYCFAAGDARANENLHLTTMHLLWARQHNRVAERLARINPSWDDQTLYEESRRVIGAQLQHVTYREFVPIVLGDEETDKRDLRPLRSGHREEWKLDDATVDPSIANSFATAAFRFAHTLLPGLMRMTDERAGTSSYVELHRMLFNPYSLYAEGGLRSSIASATGNVIQMTSAHVTSQLTNHLFEDPIANTSVPCGLDLVSLNIQRGRDHGLPGYTAWREYCGLGRVESFSDLDGHLDPRTLEDISSLYESVHDIDLYTGALAELPNAGSIVGSTFMCLIADQFVRLQRGDRFWYELGGQPHSFTEDQLTELRKMSLARLICDCSDEIGQIQAEVMRAIGPENPVISCEDIPAPSYEPWKEIERESFNWTGLRNDINNTIEEIVAYINNSRTNLDNDWAAFKNYVSDTFTDLRNQLSELHPTNDSQETQTPKERSDFETGEAYRYWNGLKGNVTRWLNRSMRTMTGGPAAVTKWMAFKRSVVDQFANLKEQIAATRADIAPKLATKKRYEQVSNSSRMSDAIPAIFDWKNFKSNIISSLNDTITNMKDDKMPPPIDDQATSRGDKDSAFEIDSQRSVEQESNVSSDWLAYKDQIVKTVNEIVDKIKNGMPPPGDPAWATYRNEIIKSFSNFETIPPSLERATLFNAKENVPFHGSSVVTSNDVSNLTLDWSEFRARINDSVTRMMEDILSKRPTEIDPIAWATFRVMIRNEFAGLRSEIGSIKDEWLETDRGENSSNLRANWFEYNYSDPFVVPSREEWDEFKKGINDTVMNILIIANSSDEFSFDELHGMFNRSFADLKNQLSSLRTLIEETYNNETAADWLIFQAQLNSTVKYLVDGLTANDELSIEDATDVLLKAEDELSNVRLPANSAAIPPTDWIRYASHVNKTISDALRNINETGRNHHGTMMLRAEETVVTSSSSSNDPEKIRTNWLIVPCLLASFATVSKFQIRV